A single Amphiura filiformis chromosome 19, Afil_fr2py, whole genome shotgun sequence DNA region contains:
- the LOC140140529 gene encoding uncharacterized protein, whose translation MDSTKFTDESGNRDTSDTKYLVFTDDTCDDQNKNYSIAALPQSTSPPSLPPAEDQYKPAGVTYIRWGRTVCPDTADLVYTGVSAGAKGSDGGNVPGGGSNYQCLTLSPQFNRSESGQQPARSRIYGAEYRSGEPGAIHDVHMYDSPCVMCQSRMARVQAFMMPATMECPSKWTREYAGYMAAARWNHPRTEYVCLDRNPETIRGTNTPDPISYFFPVEVVSSSGLPSEYETGHDLTCAICTM comes from the exons ATGGATTCAACAAAGTTTACTGACGAATCGGGGAACAGAGATACATCTGACACCAAGTATCTAGTGTTTACTGACGATACGTGCGATGACCAAAACAAGAATTACTCT ATTGCTGCTTTGCCGCAGTCTACCAGTCCACCGTCGCTCCCGCCAGCGGAAGACCAATATAAACCAGCTGGAGTGACATATATCAGGTGGGGACGTACTGTATGTCCAGATACAGCAGATCTTGTGTATACTG GTGTATCGGCTGGTGCTAAAGGAAGTGATGGAGGTAATGTTCCTGGCGGAGGTTCCAATTACCAATGCTTAACACTTTCTCCACAGTTCAACAGATCAGAGTCAGGCCAACAACCGGCCCGGTCAAGAATCTATGGAGCGGAATACCGTAGTGGCGAACCAGGAGCGATTCACGATGTCCATATGTATGATTCTCCATGCGTCATGTGTCAAAGTCGAATGGCTCGAGTACAGGCCTTCATGATGCCCGCAACAATGGAATGCCCTAGCAAGTGGACCAGAGAATATGCTGGCTACATGGCTGCAGCAAGGTGGAATCACCCACGCACCGAGTACGTCTGCTTAGACCGAAACCCAGAAACCATACGCGGTACTAACACCCCTGATCCAATTTCGTATTTTTTTCCTGTCGAAGTGGTTAGTTCTAGTGGTTTGCCTTCAGAATATGAAACTGGCCACGACTTGACTTGTGCTATTTGCACAATGTAA